A region from the Ptychodera flava strain L36383 chromosome 10, AS_Pfla_20210202, whole genome shotgun sequence genome encodes:
- the LOC139142029 gene encoding zinc finger protein 493-like isoform X1 yields MFPATEVLKGHLMKKDCVLSDFEPCERTNCGDGSEFDNNCGVLSPQDCSEIFKSLKHSGKMHELVKLLETLTEKMCQQYQDNTLSLKDASIIVQSIMQHGLITMEYGVSNQENSNENLTPWYEGDHIEHRTTLHEDSFRLMEGHSHNWDNYDGEISTEYGVIYMKNSNDGAHSLNYSVTQEIECGGVETFGYNIAVIHSGLTPFKQSECWKTLIQNDNLATPVLTNSKIRQHECKECGKIFTRSNNLKRHMMIHSGVKPHDCKECGKLFRHKNSLKIHMMVHSRIRQHESKECGQTFTKEDYLKRHMLIHSGITQHENKEGGQIFTQKGTLKTHWQPECKECGKTFTQKGSLKMHMLIHTGVRPHECKECGRLFRHKSSLKAHMLTHSDVRPNECTECGKTFRIRKSLEMHMLIHSGVRQHECTECGKKFRNWNNLKTHMLIHSAAGQHECKECCKTFKEKESLKTHMLMHSGFSQHECKECGKTFTKKKYLKRHMYIHCSVAQHENKEGGKTFTQKGTLKMHNLIHSGVRQPECKECGKTFTQKGSLKTHMLIHSGVRPHECTECGKLFRHKSSLKTHMLIHSGVRPHECTECCKTFTEKGTLKKHMLIHSAVRPHECKECGKTFTQKGGLKTHMLIHSGVRPHECTECGKKFRNRNNLKTHMLIHSAVGPHECTECRKLFRHKSSLEKHMLIHSGVRPHECTECGKLFRHKSMLEKHMLIHSGVRPHECTECCKTFTQKGTLKRHMLIHSGVRHHECKECGKTFTQKASLKTHMLIHSGVRPHECTECGKTFKKKRKLIRHMVIHSGISQHECKEMSNVHTEVQF; encoded by the exons ATGTTTCCAGCGACAGAAGTATTGAAGGGACACCTAATGAAGAAGGACTGTGTTCTATCGGACTTCGAGCCCTGTGAGAGAACAAACTGCGGCGATGGCAGTGAATTCGATAACAACTGTGGTGTTCTGAGTCCACAAG AttgttctgaaattttcaaatctctGAAACATTCAGGCAAAATGCATGAGCTTGTGAAACTGTTAGAGACACTGACTGAAAAGATGTGTCAACAATATCAAGACAATACATTATCATTGAAAG ATGCATCAATAATTGTACAGAGCATTATGCAACATGGCTTAATAACAATGGAATATGGTGTGTCCAACCAAGAGAACAGCAATGAAAACCTGACTCCATGGTATGAGGGCGATCATATTGAACACCGAACTACATTACATGAAGATTCCTTCCGTTTGATGGAGGGCCATTCTCATAATTGGGACAACTATGATGGTGAAATCAGCACTGAGTATGGTGTAATTTATATGAAAAACAGCAATGATGGAGCACATAGCTTGAACTATTCAGTGACACAAGAAATAGAATGTGGAGGTGTTGAGACTTTCGGATACAACATTGCAGTGATCCATTCTGGTCTCACGCCATTCAAACAAAGTGAGTGTTGGAAAACATTAATTCAGAATGACAATCTTGCGACACCTGTGTTGACTAACTCAAAGatcagacaacatgaatgtaaagagtgtggtaaaatatttacaaggaGCAACAATCTTAAGAGGCATATgatgatccattctggtgtcaaacCACATgattgtaaagagtgtggtaaactATTCAGACACAAGAATAGTCTTAAAATACATATGATGGTCCATTCTCGTATCAGACAGCATGAAAGTAAAGAGTGtggtcaaacatttacaaaggaGGACTATCTTAAAAGGCATATGTTGATTCATTCAGGTATCACACAGCATGAAAATAAAGAGGGTGGTCAAATATTCACACAGAAGGGTACTCTTAAAACGCATTGGCAGCccgaatgcaaagagtgtggtaaaacattcacacaaaagGGAAGTCTTAAAatgcatatgttgatccatactggtgtcagaccacatgaatgtaaagagtgtggtagacTATTCAGACACAAGAGCAGTCTTAAAGCGCATATGTTGACCCATTCTGACGTCAGACCAAATGAATGtacagagtgtggtaaaacattcagaaTTAGGAAAAGTCTTGAGATGCacatgttgatccattctggtgtcagacagcatgaatgtacagagtgtggtaaaaaattcagaaattggAATAATCTTAAAacgcatatgttgatccattctgctGCTGGACagcatgaatgcaaagagtgttgTAAAACATTCAAAGAAAAGGAAAGTCTAAAAACGCATATGTTGATGCATTCCGGTTTCAGTCagcatgaatgcaaagagtgtggtaaaacatttacaaagaAGAAATATCTTAAAAGGCATATGTATATTCATTGTAGTGTCGCACAGCATGAAAATAAAGAgggtggtaaaacattcacacagaagGGCACTCTTAAAATGCATAATTTGATCCATTCAGGTGTCAGGCAGCccgaatgcaaagagtgtggtaaaacattcacacaaaagGGAAGTCTTAAAacgcatatgttgatccattctggtgtcagaccacatgaatgtacagAGTGTGGTAAACTATTCAGACACAAGAGCAGTCTTAAAacgcatatgttgatccattctggtgtcagaccacatgaatgtacagagtgttgtaaaacattcacagagaaGGGCACTCTTAAAaagcatatgttgatccattctgctgtcagaccacatgaatgtaaagagtgtggtaaaacattcacacaaaagGGAGGTCTTAAAacgcatatgttgatccattctggtgtcagaccacatgaatgtacagagtgtggtaaaaaattcagaaataggAACAATCTTAAAacgcatatgttgatccattctgctgtcggaccacatgaatgtacagAGTGTCGTAAACTATTCAGACACAAGAGCAGTCTTGAAaagcatatgttgatccattctggtgtcagaccacatgaatgtacagAGTGTGGTAAACTATTCAGACACAAGAGCATGCTCGAAaagcatatgttgatccattctggtgtcagaccccatgaatgtacagagtgttgtaaaacattcacacagaagGGCACTCTTAAaaggcatatgttgatccattctggtgtcagacatcatgaatgtaaagagtgtggtaaaacattcacacaaaagGCAAGTCTTAAAacgcatatgttgatccattctggtgtcagaccacatgaatgtacagagtgtggtaaaacattcaaaaagaAGCGCAAACTTATAAGGCATATGGTAATCCATTCAGGTATAAGTcagcatgaatgtaaagagatGTCAAACGTTCATACTGAAGTTCAATTTTAA
- the LOC139142029 gene encoding zinc finger protein 493-like isoform X2, whose amino-acid sequence MFPATEVLKGHLMKKDCVLSDFEPCERTNCGDGSEFDNNCGVLSPQDASIIVQSIMQHGLITMEYGVSNQENSNENLTPWYEGDHIEHRTTLHEDSFRLMEGHSHNWDNYDGEISTEYGVIYMKNSNDGAHSLNYSVTQEIECGGVETFGYNIAVIHSGLTPFKQSECWKTLIQNDNLATPVLTNSKIRQHECKECGKIFTRSNNLKRHMMIHSGVKPHDCKECGKLFRHKNSLKIHMMVHSRIRQHESKECGQTFTKEDYLKRHMLIHSGITQHENKEGGQIFTQKGTLKTHWQPECKECGKTFTQKGSLKMHMLIHTGVRPHECKECGRLFRHKSSLKAHMLTHSDVRPNECTECGKTFRIRKSLEMHMLIHSGVRQHECTECGKKFRNWNNLKTHMLIHSAAGQHECKECCKTFKEKESLKTHMLMHSGFSQHECKECGKTFTKKKYLKRHMYIHCSVAQHENKEGGKTFTQKGTLKMHNLIHSGVRQPECKECGKTFTQKGSLKTHMLIHSGVRPHECTECGKLFRHKSSLKTHMLIHSGVRPHECTECCKTFTEKGTLKKHMLIHSAVRPHECKECGKTFTQKGGLKTHMLIHSGVRPHECTECGKKFRNRNNLKTHMLIHSAVGPHECTECRKLFRHKSSLEKHMLIHSGVRPHECTECGKLFRHKSMLEKHMLIHSGVRPHECTECCKTFTQKGTLKRHMLIHSGVRHHECKECGKTFTQKASLKTHMLIHSGVRPHECTECGKTFKKKRKLIRHMVIHSGISQHECKEMSNVHTEVQF is encoded by the exons ATGTTTCCAGCGACAGAAGTATTGAAGGGACACCTAATGAAGAAGGACTGTGTTCTATCGGACTTCGAGCCCTGTGAGAGAACAAACTGCGGCGATGGCAGTGAATTCGATAACAACTGTGGTGTTCTGAGTCCACAAG ATGCATCAATAATTGTACAGAGCATTATGCAACATGGCTTAATAACAATGGAATATGGTGTGTCCAACCAAGAGAACAGCAATGAAAACCTGACTCCATGGTATGAGGGCGATCATATTGAACACCGAACTACATTACATGAAGATTCCTTCCGTTTGATGGAGGGCCATTCTCATAATTGGGACAACTATGATGGTGAAATCAGCACTGAGTATGGTGTAATTTATATGAAAAACAGCAATGATGGAGCACATAGCTTGAACTATTCAGTGACACAAGAAATAGAATGTGGAGGTGTTGAGACTTTCGGATACAACATTGCAGTGATCCATTCTGGTCTCACGCCATTCAAACAAAGTGAGTGTTGGAAAACATTAATTCAGAATGACAATCTTGCGACACCTGTGTTGACTAACTCAAAGatcagacaacatgaatgtaaagagtgtggtaaaatatttacaaggaGCAACAATCTTAAGAGGCATATgatgatccattctggtgtcaaacCACATgattgtaaagagtgtggtaaactATTCAGACACAAGAATAGTCTTAAAATACATATGATGGTCCATTCTCGTATCAGACAGCATGAAAGTAAAGAGTGtggtcaaacatttacaaaggaGGACTATCTTAAAAGGCATATGTTGATTCATTCAGGTATCACACAGCATGAAAATAAAGAGGGTGGTCAAATATTCACACAGAAGGGTACTCTTAAAACGCATTGGCAGCccgaatgcaaagagtgtggtaaaacattcacacaaaagGGAAGTCTTAAAatgcatatgttgatccatactggtgtcagaccacatgaatgtaaagagtgtggtagacTATTCAGACACAAGAGCAGTCTTAAAGCGCATATGTTGACCCATTCTGACGTCAGACCAAATGAATGtacagagtgtggtaaaacattcagaaTTAGGAAAAGTCTTGAGATGCacatgttgatccattctggtgtcagacagcatgaatgtacagagtgtggtaaaaaattcagaaattggAATAATCTTAAAacgcatatgttgatccattctgctGCTGGACagcatgaatgcaaagagtgttgTAAAACATTCAAAGAAAAGGAAAGTCTAAAAACGCATATGTTGATGCATTCCGGTTTCAGTCagcatgaatgcaaagagtgtggtaaaacatttacaaagaAGAAATATCTTAAAAGGCATATGTATATTCATTGTAGTGTCGCACAGCATGAAAATAAAGAgggtggtaaaacattcacacagaagGGCACTCTTAAAATGCATAATTTGATCCATTCAGGTGTCAGGCAGCccgaatgcaaagagtgtggtaaaacattcacacaaaagGGAAGTCTTAAAacgcatatgttgatccattctggtgtcagaccacatgaatgtacagAGTGTGGTAAACTATTCAGACACAAGAGCAGTCTTAAAacgcatatgttgatccattctggtgtcagaccacatgaatgtacagagtgttgtaaaacattcacagagaaGGGCACTCTTAAAaagcatatgttgatccattctgctgtcagaccacatgaatgtaaagagtgtggtaaaacattcacacaaaagGGAGGTCTTAAAacgcatatgttgatccattctggtgtcagaccacatgaatgtacagagtgtggtaaaaaattcagaaataggAACAATCTTAAAacgcatatgttgatccattctgctgtcggaccacatgaatgtacagAGTGTCGTAAACTATTCAGACACAAGAGCAGTCTTGAAaagcatatgttgatccattctggtgtcagaccacatgaatgtacagAGTGTGGTAAACTATTCAGACACAAGAGCATGCTCGAAaagcatatgttgatccattctggtgtcagaccccatgaatgtacagagtgttgtaaaacattcacacagaagGGCACTCTTAAaaggcatatgttgatccattctggtgtcagacatcatgaatgtaaagagtgtggtaaaacattcacacaaaagGCAAGTCTTAAAacgcatatgttgatccattctggtgtcagaccacatgaatgtacagagtgtggtaaaacattcaaaaagaAGCGCAAACTTATAAGGCATATGGTAATCCATTCAGGTATAAGTcagcatgaatgtaaagagatGTCAAACGTTCATACTGAAGTTCAATTTTAA